A single genomic interval of Lucilia cuprina isolate Lc7/37 chromosome 2, ASM2204524v1, whole genome shotgun sequence harbors:
- the LOC124421301 gene encoding uncharacterized protein LOC124421301, whose product MEESSEGELAAMVSYAIAFPDGFMALVDTYDVKSPKSKTQELNHIKPSITSKSSTNVRKTKNSSNSYKQQQHENGLTNSSQMNGKISTHQPSNGKMCLEQKHVNGQTVSNALTNGSHKNNANKVSNTTTTNIKNNKHSVDVNSLSSPSSFLTPQAYLPKYVEKSFR is encoded by the exons ATGGAAGAGTCATCGGAGGGTGAATTGGCAGCCATGGTCTCATACGCCATAGCATTTCCTGATGGTTTCATGGCTTTAGTCGATACGTATGATGTTAAGAG CCCTAAAAGCAAAACACAAGAATTAAACCATATAAAGCCAAGTATCACTTCTAAAAGCTCAACAAATGTTAGGAAAACTAAGAATTCCTCAAAttcatacaaacaacaacaacatgaaaatGGTTTAACAAACTCCTCTCAAATGAATGGCAAAATATCAACTCATCAGCCTTCAAATGGAAAAATGTGTTTAgaacaaaaacatgtaaatgGTCAAACTGTTTCGAATGCTTTAACAAATGGCTCTCATAAGAACAACGCCAATAAAGTCAGCAATACCACAACCACAAACATAAAGAATAATAAACATTCAGTGGATGTAAATTCATTATCATCACCATCGTCATTTCTAACGCCCCAAGCTTATCTGCCAAAATACGTCGAGAAGTCGTTcaggtaa
- the LOC111680638 gene encoding putative tRNA pseudouridine synthase Pus10 — MATFNQQLVDFLKDCGVCQICQLRYLKARGNEYKDLKDSFDKLKVNYVEATEDDEVESAAKKQKLAVCPCCLGLFSKDFRAQLIERILKTDIQNFECNDIVVAISMPMLVQVRSLSMWFALLEKFGPRIDKEKAVDVPLKEAVKLIINPIVCEELKKNYDANGIMINIQVTHVQEAEELEKLKQLHDKAFPTAPNSKRQVISRGVLEKQYTPKRVKAELFKEFFPVPPPAAAEHLTLESIDLTGPTVFVAGRYRKISRELSHTPWILNGQRIMEDSIEEVIMRAVTPHFCKDSSKVIFMSSGREDVDVRCLGKGRPFVLEIPNSVRTTLTPTEANRMENEIDRSLKLSVRNLQMVKREELVHIKSGEEQKKKYYRALCVLQQPATVEILKKLNLPEGFEIQQKTPIRVLHRRPLHTRPRMIYKLKAMVEKENPKVLVLDIVSQAGTYIKELVHGEFGRTSPSVSSIIGQPVDIMALDVMAIDLDWPKEIDNSLEASM, encoded by the exons atGGCTACGTTTAATCAACAACTAGTGGATTTCCTCAAAGACTGCGGAGTTTGTCAAATATGccaattaagatatttaaaagCTCGTGGCAATgaatataaagatttaaaagacAGCTTTGATAAG cttaAAGTTAATTATGTAGAAGCAACTGAAGATGACGAAGTGGAAAGTGCggccaaaaaacaaaaactagccGTTTGTCCCTGTTGTTTGGgattattttcaaaagatttcCGAGCACAACTAATTGAGCGTATCTTGAAAAcggatatacaaaattttgaatgtaaTGATATTGTGGTGGCCATTAGTATGCCAATGTTAGTACAAGTTCGTTCACTATCTATGTGGTTTGCTTTGCTGGAGAAATTTGGCCCCAGAATAGATAAAGAAAAGGCTGTTGACGTGCCCTTAAAAGAAGCCGTTAAATTGATTATAAATCCCATCGTATGTGAAGAGTTAAAAAAGAACTATGATGCAAATGGTATTATGATAAATATACAAGTGACACATGTCCAAGAGGCAGAAGAACTAGAAAAATTGAAGCAACTCCACGACAAAGCGTTTCCCACGGCACCAAATAGCAAACGTCAAGTAATCTCTAGAGGAGTTTTGGAAAAACAGTATACACCTAAGAGAGTGAAAGCggaattatttaaagaattctTTCCAGTACCACCACCAGCCGCAGCAGAGCATTTAACATTGGAATCTATAGATTTGACAGGACCCACCGTGTTCGTAGCCGGGCGCTATCGTAAAATCTCGCGGGAATTATCACACACACCGTGGATATTAAATGGACAACGTATTATGGAAGACAGTATCGAAGAAGTTATAATGAGAGCAGTAACACCTCACTTTTG TAAAGACTCGTCAAAAGTTATATTCATGTCCAGCGGCCGCGAAGATGTCGATGTACGTTGTCTGGGCAAGGGTCGCccttttgttttagaaatacCCAATTCAGTGCGCACTACTTTAACTCCCACCGAGGCAAATCGCATGGAAAATGAAATAGATAGATCGCTTAAATTATCCGTACGCAATCTGCAAATGGTTAAACGTGAAGAGCTAGTACATATAAAATCGGGTgaagaacaaaagaaaaaatactatcGCGCTctgtgtgtactacaacaacctGCAACggtggaaattttgaaaaaattaaatttacccgAGGGCTTTGAAATACAACAGAAAACACCTATACGTGTTTTACACCGCAGACCATTGCATACGAGACCTCGTATGATTTATAAGCTAAAAGCTATGGTAGAAAAAGAAAACCCTAAAGTACTAGTGCTTGATATAGTAAGCCAGGCTGGCACTTATATTAAGGAGTTGGTGCATGGTGAGTTTGGTAGAACATCGCCCTCGGTATCGTCTATAATAGGACAACCGGTTGACATAATGGCCTTAGATGTCATGGCTATTGATTTGGATTGGCCCAAGGAAATTGACAATAGTTTAGAAGCTTCAATGTAA
- the LOC124418479 gene encoding nicotinate phosphoribosyltransferase, whose amino-acid sequence RSGLLNFCAVALALNDLGYRAVGIRIDSGDLAYLSCMARESFERVAERFKVPWFNKLTIVASNDINEDTILSLNEQGHKIDCFGIGTHLVTCQRQPALGCVYKLVEINGQPRIKLSQDVEKVTMPGHKNAYRLYSADGHALIDLLQKVTEPPPAVGQKVLCRHPFQESKRAYVIPTHVESLYKIYWQNGKICQQLPTLEQVRERVQMSLKTLRNDHKRTLNPTPYKVSVSDNLYNFIHDLWLQNAPIGELS is encoded by the exons AGGAGTGGTTTACTTAATTTCTGTGCTGTTGCTTTGGCTCTCAATGACTTGGGTTATCGTGCTGTTGGCATACGTATTGATTCGGGTGATTTGGCTTATCTATCCTGTATGGCTCGTGAATCTTTTGAACGTGTAGCGGAACGTTTTAAAGTGCCATGGTTTAATAAGCTTACAATTGTGGCATCGAATGATATTAATGAGGATACAATATTGAGTTTAAATGAACAGGGTCATAAGATTGATTGTTTTGGTATTGGTACACATTTGG tCACCTGCCAAAGACAACCCGCTTTAGGTTGTGTTTACAAACTGGTGGAAATCAATGGTCAGCCACGTATCAAACTAAGTCAAGATGTGGAAAAGGTTACCATGCCTGGCCATAAAAATGCCTATag attgtATAGTGCCGATGGTCATGCTTTAATTGATCTATTGCAAAAAGTCACCGAACCCCCACCAGCTGTGGGACAAAAAGTTCTATGTCGTCATCCTTTCCAAGAATCGAAACGTGCTTATGTCATTCCAACCCATGTTGAATCATTGTACAAAATCTATTGGCAAAATGGTAAAATCTGTCAACAATTACCAACCTTGGAACAAGTGCGCGAACGTGTACAAATGTCATTGAAAACCTTAAGAAACGATCATAAACGCACTTTAAATCCCACACCGTACAAG gTCTCGGTCAGTGATAATTTGTACAATTTCATACACGATCTGTGGCTACAAAATGCTCCCATTGGTGAACTCTCATga
- the LOC111680643 gene encoding tRNA selenocysteine 1-associated protein 1: MSSSVHCQLWMGSLEGYMTENFIIAAFRKMGEDPTTVRLMRNKYTGEPAGYCFVNFATDERAMDAMHKLNGKPIPGTNPIVRFRLNSASNSYKLPGNEREFSVWVGDLSSDVDDYQLYKAFSQKYTSIKTAKVILDGSGFSKGYGFVRFGIEDEQKSALYDMNGYTGLGSKPIKICNAVPKPKNELGVALGTTSNYGYGGSTNVGATTAADYTQYYDPTSTYWQGYNAWQNYYDPTGAAATDPTSAYYQQSMAQSHSNPQTLAQHAEAWSAQRSAQYEQQTAAAAASSNGGAAADEDDYALVEHKYTLDVDKLNREALDSDRNLYDALESSKWLPLEQLEAY; the protein is encoded by the exons atgtcttcaTCTGTACATTGTCAACTATGGATGGGAAGT tTGGAGGGCTATATGACGGAAAATTTCATCATAGCTGCCTTCCGTAAAATGGGCGAAGATCCCACAACAGTTCGCCTAATGCGCAACAAATATACAGGTGAACCGGCTGGTTACTGTTTTGTCAACTTTGCCACCGATGAGAGGGCCATGGATGCAATGCATAAATTAAATGGTAAACCTATACCAGGCACAAATCCCATTGTAAGATTCCGCTTAAACAGTGCCAGTAATTCGTATAAATTGCCCGGAAACGAAAGAGAATTCAGTGTTTGGGTAGGAGATCTTAGTTCGGATGTCGATGATTATCAATTGTATAAAGCATTTTCTCAAAAATACACTTCCATCAAAACGGCCAAGGTTATATTAGATGGTTCGGGATTTTCTAAGGGTTATGGTTTTGTACGCTTTGGAATAGAAGATGAACAAAAGTCGGCTTTGTATGACATGAACGGATATACGGGTTTGGGCTCGAAGcccattaaaatttgtaatgcTGTGCCGAAACCGAAAAATGAACTGGGTGTAGCTTTGGGTACCACTAGCAATTATGGCTATGGTGGTTCCACAAATGTAGGGGCTACTACAGCGGCAGATTATACCCAGTATTATGATCCCACCAGTACTTATTGGCAGGGCTATAATGCCTGGCAAAATTATTACGATCCCACTGGTGCTGCTGCCACTGACCCCACTAGTGCCTATTATCAACAGAGTATGGCTCAATCACATTCAAATCCCCAGACATTAGCTCAACATGCCGAGGCTTGGAGTGCTCAACGTAGTGCCCAATATGAACAACAAACTGCTGCAGCGGCCGCTTCTTCAAATGGTGGTGCTGCTGCCGATGAAGATGATTATGCTTTGGTTGAACATAAATATACCTTAGATGTGGATAAGTTGAATCGAGAAGCTCTTGATTCTGATCGTAATTTATATGATGCTTTAGAAAGTTCCAAATGGTTACCTTTAGAACAGTTGGAAGCTTATTag
- the LOC124421383 gene encoding nicotinate phosphoribosyltransferase-like, producing MSDRELSCSNTAGQFMDRGRMNQNGVVQPLLTDLYQITMAYAYWKSGKTDDHAVFDLFFRTNPFHGEFTIFAGLDECMKFLDSFHYSESGKQRRERCFFQ from the exons ATGAGTGACCGTGAATTAAGTTGTAGCAATACTGCGGGACAATTTATGGATCGTGGCCGTATGAATCAGAATGGTGTAGTGCAACCACTATTAACAG aTTTATATCAAATAACTATGGCTTATGCCTATTGGAAGTCTGGCAAAACAGATGATCATGCAGTGTTTGATCTATTCTTTCGCACAAATCCATTCCATGGTGAATTTACCATATTTGCTGGCCTCGATGAATGCATGAAATTTTTGGACAGTTTTCATTATAGTGAAAGTGGTAAGCAGCGAAGAGAGAGatgtttttttcaatag
- the LOC111680646 gene encoding uncharacterized protein LOC111680646 yields MPITPFIRSPFTDLTGSLINHQTYDKCGELEMNMMDCLEAYGAEKGKKMCKDLVDDFNECFTMHKQMLRFQAMRSERMKQYWSGDRKKEELFAEPPRVDAY; encoded by the exons ATGCCTATCACACCCTTTATTCGTTCACCTTTCACTGATTTGACCGGTAGTTTGATCAATCATCAAACTTATGACAAATGCGGTGAATTGGAAATGAACATGATGGACTGTTTGGAAGCCTATGGTGCTGAAAAAGGCAAAAAGATGTGCAAAGATTTAGTAGATGATTTCAATGAGTGTTTTACCATGCACAAGCAAATGTTGCGTTTCCAg GCCATGCGTAGCGAACGCATGAAACAATACTGGTCCGGCGATCGTAAGAAGGAAGAACTTTTTGCTGAACCTCCAAGAGTTGATGCTTATTAG
- the LOC111680640 gene encoding minor histocompatibility antigen H13, whose translation MSGEVVEQVVEAVKDATEAAVENATETITNAKIPSTPEGIAVAYGSLVIMAMLPIVFGSIRSVKLHKAKKISGEKADTMTTKDAMFFPLIASAALFGLYIIFKISSKDHINLLLTGYFFVLGVIALAHLLSPIANSLMPAAVPKIPFHIHFTRGEGKNKEDIINYKFSTHDIVCLVISAAIGVWYLLKKHWIANNMFGLAFAVNGVEMLHLNNIVTGCILLSGLFFYDIFWVFGTNVMVTVAKSFEAPIKLVFPQDLLTNGLNASNFAMLGLGDIVIPGIFIALLLRFDHSTKRKSRIYFYSTLVAYFMGLMATIFVMHVFKHAQPALLYLVPACMGTPLLVALVRGELKTLFAYEDHPEEKPEKKEAKESSSSSKKKEAKKAK comes from the exons ATGTCAGGTGAAGTGGTTGAACAAGTAGTGGAAGCTGTGAAAGATGCAACTGAGGCGGCTGTTGAAAATGCAACTGAAACTATTACAAATGCAAAAATACCCTCAACTCCAGAAGGTATTGCTGTAGCCTATGGTAGTCTGGTCATTATGGCCATGTTACCAATTGTTTTTGGTTCCATACGTTCGGTCAAATTGCACAAAGCTAAAAAG ATAAGCGGCGAAAAAGCTGATACAATGACAACAAAAGATGCCATGTTCTTTCCTCTCATAGCGTCTGCTGCACTTTTCGGTCTCtatattatctttaaaatttcctCCAAAGATCACATTAACCTCTTGTTGACCGGTTACTTCTTTGTTTTGGGTGTCATTGCCTTAGCCCATTTATTAAGTCCCATTGCCAATTCTCTAATGCCCGCTGCTGTACCAAAAATACCCTTCCATATACATTTCACTCGTGGAGAGGGTAAAAATAAAGAGGACATTATCAACTATAAATTTAGCACTCATGATATTGTTTGCTTAGTTATATCGGCCGCCATTGGTGTTTggtatttattaaagaaacacTGGATTGCCAATAATATGTTTGGTTTGGCTTTTGCTGTCAATGGTGTGGAAATGttgcatttaaataatattgttacCGGTTGCATTCTGTTGAGCGGTCTCTTTTTCTATGACATTTTCTGGGTATTCGGCACAAATGTTATGGTTACAGTTGCCAAGAGTTTTGAGGCTCCCATCAAACTAGTTTTCCCACAAGATTTACTTACCAATGGTTTAAATGCTTCCAATTTTGCCATGTTGGGTTTGGGTGATATTGTTATTCCCGGCATTTTCATTGCTCTGTTGTTGCGTTTTGATCACAGTACCAAGCGTAAGAGTCGCATTTATTTCTATTCCACTTTGGTGGCCTATTTCATGGGTTTAATGGCTACCATTTTTGTTATGCATGTATTTAAACATGCCCAACCTGCTTTGTTATATTTGGTGCCAGCTTGTATGGGTACTCCATTGTTGGTGGCTCTTGTACGTGGTGAATTGAAAACTTTGTTTGC CTATGAAGATCATCCTGAGGAGAAACCCGAAAAGAAAGAGGCTAAGgaaagcagcagcagcagtaaaaAGAAGGAAGCTAAGAAAGCCAAATGA
- the LOC111680639 gene encoding probable proteasome subunit beta type-2: protein METILGIRGPDFVMVSADTTQARSIIVMKEDENKIHKIADNLMIATIGESGDTVQFTEFISKNIALYKMRNGYDLSPKCAAHFTRKNLADYLRSRTPYQVNMFLAGYDPKEGPELHYIDYLANAKSVKYAGQGYGGMFCASIFDRYYHENITQEEAYDVLKKCVVEIQKRLVINLPKFNVAVVDKDGIKELPQITSQNLLDYKP, encoded by the exons atggaaaCTATTTTGGGTATACGCGGTCCTGACTTTGTTATGGTATCTGCCGATACAACACAAGCAAGATCTATTATTGTCATGAAAGAAG atgaaaataaaatacacaaaattgcTGATAATTTGATGATAGCAACAATTGGCGAATCCGGTGATACTGTACAGTTTACAgaatttatttcgaaaaatattgctttgtaTAAAATGCGCAATGGTTATGATTTGAGTCCCAAGTGTGCTGCTCATTTTACGCGTAAAAATCTGGCGGATTATTTAAGATCACGCACTCCCTATCAAGTTAATATGTTTTTGGCTGG ctATGATCCCAAAGAAGGTCCTGAATTGCATTATATCGACTACTTAGCTAATGCGAAATCGGTTAAATATGCTGGCCAAGGTTATGGTGGCATGTTCTGTGCCAGTATTTTCGATCGCTATTATCACGAAAACATAACCCAGGAAGAGGCCTATGATGTACTCAAAAAGTGTGTTGTGGAAATACAAAAACGTTTGGTCATCAATCTACCCAAATTCAATGTAGCCGTAGTGGATAAAGATGGCATTAAAGAACTGCCCCAGATAACTTCACAAAATCTCTTGGATTACAAACCCTAG